CCTGGTGCTCTCTACTAAAATTAGAAAGAgactcttttctttcctttataAACGGTTTGAATGCCATTGTTTGAGAAGCACAACCATGTGAATTAGAACTCTCATTTCACACTCTACTTGGATAATTCTTCTGGctctgtaaaattaaaaatataaatggaacTCAAACATAACATGAACTATTATATCAAAAAGGGNNNNNNNNNNNNNNNNNNNNNNNNNNNNNNNNNNNNNNNNNNNNNNNNNNNNNNNNNNNNNNNNNNNNNNNNNNNNNNNNNNNNNNNNNNNNNNNNNNNNNNNNNNNNNNNNNNNNNNNNNNNNNNNNNNNNNNNNNNNNNNNNNNNNNNNNNNNNNNNNNNNNNNNNNNNNNNNNNNNNNNNNNNNNNNNNNNNNNNNNNNNNNNNNNNNNNNNNNNNNNNNNNNNNNNNNNNNNNNNNNNNNNNNNNNNNNNNNNNNNNNNNNNNNNNNNNNNNNNNNNNNNNNNNNNNNNNNNNNNNNNNNNNNNNNNNNNNNNNNNNNNNNNNNNNNNNNNNNNNNNNNNNNNNNNNNNNNNNNNNNNNNNNNNNNNNNNNNNNNNNNNNNNNNNNNNNNNNNNNNNNNNNNNNNNNNNNNNNNNNNNNNNNNNNNNNNNNNNNNNNNNNNNNNNNNNNNNNNNNNNNNNNNNNNNNNNNNNNNNNNNNNNNNNNNNNNNNNNNNNNNNNNNNNNNNNNNNNNNNNNNNNNNNNNNNNNNNNNNNNNNNNNNNNNNNNNNNNNNNNNNNNNNNNNNNNNNNNNNNNNNNNNNNNNNNNNNNNNNNNNNNNNNNNNNNNNNNNNNNNNNNNNNNNNNNNNNNNNNNNNNNNNNNNNNNNNNNNNNNNNNNNNNNNNNNNNNNNNNNNNNNNNNNNNNNNNNNNNNNNNNNNNNNNNNNNNNNNNNNNNNNNNNNNNNNNNNNNNNNNNNNNNNNNNNNNNNNNNNNNNNNNNNNNNNNNNNNNNNNNNNNNNNNNNNNNNNNNNNNNNNNNNNNNNNNNNNNNNNNNNNNNNNNNNNNNNNNNNNNNNNNNNNNNNNNNNNNNNNNNNNNNNNNNNNNNNNNNNNNNNNNNNNNNNNNNNNNNNNNNNNNNNNNNNNNNNNNNNNNNNNNNNNNNNNNNNNNNNNNNNNNNNNNNNNNNNNNNNNNNNNNNNNNNNNNNNNNNNNNNNNNNNNNNNNNNNNNNNNNNNNNNNNNNNNNNNNNNNNNNNNNNNNNNNNNNNNNNNNNNNNNNNNNNNNNNNNNNNNNNNNNNNNNNNNNNNNNNNNNNNNNNNNNNNNNNNNNNNNNNNNNNNNNNNNNNNNNNNNNNNNNNNNNNNNNNNNNNNNNNNNNNNNNNNNNNNNNNNNNNNNNNNNNNNNNNNNNNNNNNNNNNNNNNNNNNNNNNNNNNNNNNNNNNNNNNNNNNNNNNNNNNNNNNNNNNNNNNNNNNNNNNNNNNNNNNNNNNNNNNNNNNNNNNNNNNNNNNNNNNNNNNNNNNNNNNNNNNNNNNNNNNNNNNNNNNNNNNNNNNNNNNNNNNNNNNNNNNNNNNNNNNNNNNNNNNNNNNNNNNNNNNNNNNNNNNNNNNNNNNNNNNNNNNNNNNNNNNNNNNNNNNNNNNNNNNNNNNNNNNNNNNNNNNNNNNNNNNNNNNNNNNNNNNNNNNNNNNNNNNNNNNNNNNNNNNNNNNNNNNNNNNNNNNNNNNNNNNNNNNNNNNNNNNNNNNNNNNNNNNNNNNNNNNNNNNNNNNNNNNNNNNNNNNNNNNNNNNNNNNNNNNNNNNNNNNNNNNNNNNNNNNNNNNNNNNNNNNNNNNNNNNNNNNNNNNNNNNNNNNNNNNNNNNNNNNNNNNNNNNNNNNNNNNNNNNNNNNNNNNNNNNNNNNNNNNNNNNNNNNNNNNNNNNNNNNNNNNNNNNNNNNNNNNNNNNNNNNNNNNNNNNNNNNNNNNNNNNNNNNNNNNNNNNNNNNNNNNNNNNNNNNNNNNNNNNNNNNNNNNNNNNNNNNNNNNNNNNNNNNNNNNNNNNNNNNNNNNNNNNNNNNNNNNNNNNNNNNNNNNNNNNNNNNNNNNNNNNNNNNNNNNNNNNNNNNNNNNNNNNNNNNNNNNNNNNNNNNNNNNNNNNNNNNTATAAGACATCGATAACAGAACGCAGCAGATCCCGATCATCGATATTTACAGGCGTCACCCTCAACAGATTGGAAACGCGGTTGGACATGATTGGCAGACGTGATATTGGAGCTTGTGGTCCACCACCAATTCGGAAGAGATCACTAACACTTGATGTACTGGCATACGGAGAGAGTTTTTTCGATAGACCGTAAAAATATTTCTGGAAAACTAAgctttttagttttgaattttatttccAAGGGCATGAAAATTGGATAATAAAAGATATGATTGAAAACATTTACCTGAATCCTAAAATTCCTTAGACTTTGATGGTAATCTTTGTCCCTGGCTACAATTCACCAAACTTGTGAAGAAGCAAGCAgagtaattaaagaaaaagcaGTTCATTTCGAAACATAAGAGATTTGAAAGTTTAATCTTGACAATGATGTTAGGAAAGGATGCACGGTGAGTCTTGCCAAGATCATTCTGCTATATATGGAAATGACATTAGACCGTTTACACAAAAAGAAGTTCCACGAAATACAAATGCCCGTTTGTAGATGATGAAGTTAGCAAGAGGGGATAGAAAACCTGGTGCTCTCTACTAAAATTAGAAAGAgactcttttctttcctttataAACGGTTTGAATGCCATTGTTTGAGAAGCACAACCATGTGAATTAGAACTCTCATTTCACACTCTACTTGGATAATTCTTCTGGctctgtaaaattaaaaatataaatggaacTCAAACATAACATGAACTATTATATCAAAAAGGGCAATTGAAGAGTTTTTTGGGTCGTGTTAACGTACATCAGATTTAATTTAGGAGATGAAACAGACCTCGAAAATTTCCTCTTAAGATACGCtcgaagagaaacaaaaacagagaacttCCTAATTCTTTACAAACCCAAAGATATACACGCCATCATTTGTTGCAGGCACTATCTCACATGTTGATTTGAAATCAATGtgcataaagaaaaaaaaataccaccTATGCTTATCACATTGACAAACAATATTGACATAAACAACCAATATATGGCCAATGGCCAGGCATCATAGCAAACTCTTTTAAGTGAATCGGGGAGTTTAAGGATCTTTACCTTAAGTTTAAGAAATAGCTTAAAGTTTACTACTTTCTTCTTGCTatactcttttaaaaaaatcagattttttataTTGTACCTTATGGATAAGAAGGGGATTTTCCAAGAATTTGCATGGAGACGCAACATAGTGTAAACTCATCAAACCACTGGCCACAATTTTGAAGCAATATTCTTACTTAGGAATAAAAAATCTGatatgtattaattgttataatttgattggttagcTATTTTTACTGATTTGTCAGCTTATGCTTCAATacaaaagctgaggtgtcatcACCAAGAGACAAACATactacttttattgtattgatttgtaGTTCCTCTAGTAATTACTACAAAACATGAACTACCCAGAGAACCTTGTTTTAGCATGTCCACTGAAGAATTCTCCTAAAGTTGCTCATGTTTTTAGggcccaaaaaaaattaaaaaactcaaaatatggTCCACTAAGCGGAGAAACGTTTCTGAAATAAAGAGTTTGAGCAACGCATAAACAACGTGGCATGTTTTGATATGTTGTtgagtaaagaaaagaagaaaaaaaactcatttgcTTCGGTGTATTAAAAGGCGAATCAATCGCTGATTCACCGAAAAAATAAATCGATCCAAAAGGTGGCGCTGCTGGTTTGAAggtttttattctctctctatttctcttcCAAATGTTCCTTTATAACCTGCTGCGTTATTGCCATGCGATTCGATTCTCTCCGCCGATGTATATTAGTGTCATGTGCGTACGATTCGTTGATTTTGGAGAATCTTCGGTGATTTTGAACCGTCGNAGAGTTTTTTGGGTCGTGTTAACGTACATCAGATTTAATTTAGGAGATGAAACAGACCTCGAAAATTTCCTCTTAAGATACGCtcgaagagaaacaaaaacagagaacttCCTAATTCTTTACAAACCCAAAGATATACACGCCATCATTTGTTGCAGGCACTATCTCACATGTTGATTTGAAATCAATGtgcataaagaaaaaaaaataccaccTATGCTTATCACATTGACAAACAATATTGACATAAACAACCAATATATGGCCAATGGCCAGGCATCATAGCAAACTCTTTTAAGTGAATCGGGGAGTTTAAGGATCTTTACCTTAAGTTTAAGAAATAGCTTAAAGTTTACTACTTTCTTCTTGCTatactcttttaaaaaaatcagattttttataTTGTACCTTATGGATAAGAAGGGGATTTTCCAAGAATTTGCATGGAGACGCAACATAGTGTAAACTCATCAAACCACTGGCCACAATTTTGAAGCAATATTCTTACTTAGGAATAAAAAATCTGatatgtattaattgttataatttgattggttagcTATTTTTACTGATTTGTCAGCTTATGCTTCAATacaaaagctgaggtgtcatcACCAAGAGACAAACATactacttttattgtattgatttgtaGTTCCTCTAGTAATTACTACAAAACATGAACTACCCAGAGAACCTTGTTTTAGCATGTCCACTGAAGAATTCTCCTAAAGTTGCTCATGTTTTTAGggcccaaaaaaaattaaaaaactcaaaatatggTCCACTAAGCGGAGAAACGTTTCTGAAATAAAGAGTTTGAGCAACGCATAAACAACGTGGCATGTTTTGATATGTTGTtgagtaaagaaaagaagaaaaaaaactcatttgcTTCGGTGTATTAAAAGGCGAATCAATCGCTGATTCACCGAAAAAATAAATCGATCCAAAAGGTGGCGCTGCTGGTTTGAAggtttttattctctctctatttctcttcCAAATGTTCCTTTATAACCTGCTGCGTTATTGCCATGCGATTCGATTCTCTCCGCCGATGTATATTAGTGTCATGTGCGTACGATTCGTTGATTTTGGAGAATCTTCGGTGATTTTGAACCGTCGTATTTGAGCTTACTAGATTACATGATGTATTCTTCGTATTTGACATCTTACTTTGAACTCTTTCTTCTGGGGAACTTATGGGAAATTGCATACAGAGCTGTGATTTGAATTATTAATAGTGATAGTTTTAATCAGGCTGTGATTTGGATTACATttggtaaaaactaaaaagtgtCAAGTGTTAGTGATTAAGATTATAGTGTGAATTTAGTTAGTCTTCTCATATGTGGCGGATATGTTTTCTGATTTAAAGGtgacatttttctgtttttgtttgagtagtcatctttgtttttgtttgtgaggCATTCTCGTATTTGTACTCTTTTGTTTGGGGTTACGTTCTCTTTGTATGGGTTTTTGTACTTACTTCAAAGAAGACAGATTTTTATATAGGCTTTGTAAATGTTTATGGAACCACCTTTGATATATTGTGGTTTTTAAACAGCTACTGAGTCAAGAATTTTAAGGATTAAGCAACCTTATTTTGGACACTACTCCATTGCAACCGAGAAAActccaaacaaaagaagaaccaATAAAgcttctcaacaacaacaacaatggagtGGTGTCCAAAATAAAGCAGCAGACAAAAACACCGAAAAAGCATCTTCTTCTAAGAGAAGTTCTTGGCCATCTGTTAGTTTTACCTTGAAGTGTTCATCAATGTCTAATTGTGGATGTGTTGCAAATCAAAAACCGAAAAGAAGATTTGAGGAGATTCCAAAGAAGGCGAGGACATATGTGATATGAGCTAAGAAGTAAGTAAAGACTTATCACATGATTGATTAACATTTAGAAGTTACAGATTCCTCCTGCTTTTTGTATCTTTCATGGTTTCTTTAGGATGTTATATAACCTCTTTGCAACTTTAGGTTAACAATGTAGAGTGGAACAAGAGCAAGTTCTCCTTTCAATTTTCATTGCCAATGTAATGTAGTCTCCTAACTTGCTTAAAAACATTATGtcttctaaaattattattttaataattaagcAACCTTGATAGAAGTTCTCTAGTGAAGgatgaaaattttctttaaaattattaatgggttgatttgattagtttaatattaattatataattaatttaattataaacaatTTATATGAGTTTTTCTAGATGGTCTTAAAATCTTACTTTGGCCCATATAAACCAACGCAACACAATTAACTTAGACGGGGGTATTAAATTGGTATTCTTAAGGATTTgataggattttaaaattttagaaatttgaaagatttgagaaagtttttaggagatttagttatgttttaaaaattttatattttaaaaaagaaaatgaagtgTGATTCTACAAGAATTTGCTATTAAACTTTTAGGtgatttcaaaatattatacaacACAAAAGGAAAATcctataccaaaacaaaatcggATCGAGTTTGGAGCTATGTTCTATGTGGTTATTGCGGATAACTTCATGCTACCGTTCATGTTCTAGATTGGCCAGTTTTCTCAATAGTTGTGTTGGAGAAGGAGATTCACGGTTGAAGAAGATACTGTTGCCGATTTCTATGAGGAGAAATCTGAAGATGCAGAGTAACGTGAAGATGGTTCAAAACCTAGAAAGTATGACGTGTTACATATGATACTTCACTCCATTTGGTTTAAGCTTCTCTCAATCAGAACCAAACTTCTTCTAATGATCATGATCTCGATTCCTGACAACATCATtcttaattatgtatatatatgtaagcactgatacatatattaaaaaatatatttccattAACAAACGGGCCTTGTCAATTACTAACACTGTTGATTCCACTCAACGTACATAGGCTAATCTTTCTGGTTAATGTTATAAACTCCGTTGATTTCTTGTTTATGTTATCTTGTGACAGAATGCTGGCTTGCTTCCTTACACATTCTACGTTAGAACTTGTGTAGTTTTGTATGAGAtccaagccaaaaaaaaatatttggtaaaGTACATTGGTTCATAGCTAGAAATGattccaacaaaagaaaaagcttcaACAAAAACTAGAATTGTTGGCTAATGATGCAATTCCGGTGATATGTCAGGATCTCCAGGCAAGTTAGAACGAAGAAATATTGTTCCTGCTAAAAAACCAACCAGGTGAGAAAGAAAACTTCACACGAATAACATCAATAATCACTATATAAAGTTTTGATATGTTATGGTGTTTCTTTGAAGTGAATGATTCAGTCGTTGAGTGTTTCTCTTAAAATGCATCTTCTAAAATGGCGGCGTTGAAGGCCAAATGAGACTGACCATTATTAGACATTGAATGAAACATGACCCACAAACAAAACACTTGGATTGGATCCATCTTGAGCAATGCTGAGTATCACCAACCTTAACGAAACCCATAAATCCAGTTTTAATCTTTCCAACCAAGTAACCGTAGTAAGAGATTTCAATCTAGATCCACCGAAGACGAGAAATCTCAACACAGAATAGTCAGAAAATTACCATAGCTGAGGAGTGTCTGATCTTTATAAATCAAGCGCTGCTAATTGGCTGGTACATCGCTGCTCTGAGCCACCAACTCTTTGAAAGACTCCACTGTCGAGTGTCGAATCGAGACTCGTCTTCACACTAAATTTCGTGCCGATCGAGCACCTGATGTTCACAGTCACAGCTCCTCCTTCACCAGACTGTGGCTGACTGCTATCTCCCTCTCCACCCATTTATAATTTCGGATCCTGTAAGTTCAACAAATCGCAGAGCTTGTGATTGAGAAGACTCAAAGCTCTATGTTGATTGAAGGTTCGTAGCAAACTAGCAATATACTCTTCTCTTCCGATTTTGATTTCGCTCTTTGcatctgatatttttttttctcttgaaatccttcccaaatccttcaaaattctaCCTCAAAGAATATCATTTGATTAGTCATATTTTAcaactaaaaaaccaaaaaaaatctcttagAAGTAGCATTTCAAAAAgaagttgtaatatttttaaaaatatttttaaaaatcatcaattgaataacaaataattttaagaatactttaaaatcttctaaaataccaATTTAATACCCctcttaaaagaaaatatcgAAACGATTACGGCAGGttgttcctctttctctctctctttgtggctcaatctttttctctctcgcGTTTCAGATTCGACATAATATAAGCGAGGGAAATGATATAAACACGTAACTGCAATTTATTTGCccaaattttggaatttttttttttagggttaatAAGGTCTTGAATGATGAtctggatcttcttcttcttcaaattttaCTTGGTGCTCAGAAATTTTAGGgcttttgtttgtcttcttgcTGCGTAATTTGTAGTTTGTCTTTTCTTAGGGTTGATGATGGCGACGAAGGAGGAGGAAACAACGATCTTTTGGGACATGATTACTTGTCCGGTTACCTCGTCATCTGATGCTAGTCGGGTTGGCCCGTGTATAAAGCTAGCGTTGAAGAATTTAGGCTACTCTGGTTGTATCACCGTCACAGCACTTGGCATACTAACAAGCATCGATACCGACATCCTGCGAGCCATCTATTCCTCTGGAGTCTCTCTTATTCACATCAATACCCGTTAGTTAAACCCATGCCTCTTTCTACGTTACTGGATTCAACAACTGGTCTTTTGCATAGAGAGTCTCAATtctctttattttctgaaacaGATCACTTTGGCTTTGCTATGGAACTGATGTCGTGGAGACTCAAACATCGGCGGCGTCCATCTAATTTCATGCTCATGTCCTGTAATGAGACCTTGCTTGAGTATAATGTCAGCATCAACAAGTCTGAACACAACCTTATTCAGAAATTACCATTTGGTCCTCCTCCTCAACAAgtcttagaccatctccattcAAGTAATCC
The sequence above is drawn from the Camelina sativa cultivar DH55 chromosome 4, Cs, whole genome shotgun sequence genome and encodes:
- the LOC104783789 gene encoding uncharacterized protein LOC104783789 gives rise to the protein MLIEGLMMATKEEETTIFWDMITCPVTSSSDASRVGPCIKLALKNLGYSGCITVTALGILTSIDTDILRAIYSSGVSLIHINTHHFGFAMELMSWRLKHRRRPSNFMLMSCNETLLEYNVSINKSEHNLIQKLPFGPPPQQVLDHLHSSNPPGLLKS